The Plasmodium vivax chromosome 12, whole genome shotgun sequence genomic interval AATATGTTGAGGAACACCCCCCCCTTGGCCAGGAACACCAATATGTTGTACGTCAGGTCTTTGAAGTTTCTTATGTGGCCAATGTAGTTGTTGCTGCTGTATGCGCTCTGGGCTCTTTTCACGCCCACGCGGAtttccccttgggggggggcctccGGGGGGTCTTCAGAGGGGTTCCCCTCGAGGTCTTCAGAAGGGTTCTCCAATGGGTCCTCAGAAGGGTCCGCCGATTGGTCTGCGGAAGGTCCCGCTTCGCCCCTCACttcgtttcccccccctacTTCGCTCCCTATTTCCCTTCCTACTTCGCGCTTAAAACTCCTGCTCCGGCGCGCTACCAACTCGCTGACGGGGGAAGCCACCGACGGGGAGGAGTCGTACACGATGGGCTCCTGAAAGTGGCGCCTCAAAATGCTCGGCGAGTTCACATTATGTATGCTGTATTTGGCACCGGTCCAGACCTGCGACCAGATGCAAGGCTTGTTTAACTTTACACATTCATTATCAAACCAGttgttatgaaaaaaatgattgtAGCAATTGTTCCCCGCATAGGAGTTAATAAGCTCGTCCTTAATGAAGGGATAATTCGTCGTCAGCGTGTTCATTTTTCCGAAATGCATTTGCACCAACTTGTAAATTTCGTTAATGTACATCACCCCCAATTCGTATTCCTTTAAAACTCTCATATACTGGTTAAACCTAGCGTAGAGGACATACCCTAGCGTAAGAATGTAGCTTCTTCTAACCCGTTTGAAGAAGTTAAGAATGCATTGGAGGAAGGACGCCCCTTCCGATTGGGAACCCTTAAGATAGCTCTCCACATTGCACAAATTTCTGAAATAAttcctcctcttcaaatCTATGATTACGTACATGTAGTAGTTATCGAACGTGTGGTCAATGTTCAGGTAGATGATAGGCCCGTTATTCACGctggcatattttttcagcTGCGGTAAGATATAGTTAAACCATTTTATGGCTCTCTTGAAATAATACAAGCTGTAGACCTTGTTGTACGTATGATCTCCCTTCCCGTAGGAGGCCTTCTTCCTGCCTATTTCGTCTTCTATGTGTTCTCGCTTCACATTTTGGGGGTCCTCATTTAAGAAAACGTTTCTTTCCCTCCCAAACACGTTGCTAAAGGAGAAGTAGTCTCCAATCTTTTCGGCAACCCTTtccgcaatttttttctctttttttaccccctctGCATACGCCCCCCTAATGTACTCATTCACCCCCCTGCTGAACAAAACATACGTAGGAATATTAGCGTTATAAATATTGTCTATGTAGGGCCCTATGTCTAAGATAACGAAGAGCCCATTCGACGCACAGAAGTTCAGCAAGTAGAAAAGTTTGGACTTGGAGGTATCATAGAAATCTTCCAAATATTCATTTTCAGGCCAAAACAAAAAGGTATATACGGTGTTAAAATTTAactcctttattttgttcagcACTATGTAAATGTCCCGCACactcatatatatgtatgggATGTAGGCGCTCAAGATGAATGTCTTCGAGTGGTTAATATAGATTAGCCTATTCACATGGGACACTTCAAACCCGGGTTTGTTTTggttgttttcatttttccctagacctttttcttcacatgtATGCTTTACAAACTTATACGTTATGATGTTCCTCTCCCTTTCttgctgcttcttcccgAACAGCTCCCTCAGCTTGGACACCAGCGCACTCCCCAGGCCATCTCTCTTCTCTGTAGTAGAACAAGAGCAGGCAAAATTTGCTTCTATATTTGAGCCGAAAAGGTACAAGGCGCATATTAACAGGAGGGGGTTCATTTTATCCGAATATGGGGCTGTTTTATGGGGCACTCATTGTGCTCTTCTGCGCATGGCGGTTGGGAGAATGCTGCGCGGAGGAAAGCAGTTGGAGGGGGGTTCCCTTTATGGCATTCAACTTTGCAACCTGTGAAGAGTCTGCCCTATCTGTCTCTCCCAACAGCGCAACacgtgccgcttccccgctttatttatttccctCCGTTTGGTAATATTCTGGTGTgtattcttcccccttttttttggcagcATACTGAATTGCAGGGAGTGTGGCGAAAATGCCTCTTCACGCAAACTGCAGCACCCTTAGGGTTGGGCACTCTGGACTGCACACTTATAACGAATAAACCGCACACGTGTGCTCCCTATTTCATGCCGGAACAAACACACGCCAACCCATTTGCATGCCTACCAGTATGGGCAACCCCGCAAAGGCAAACTCGgtttttctctctcccctttttttgtcacttCCAGGTGAGAGGCTACCAAGGGGCAATCTCGTACATGGTATGCTTGAGGTGATAGCAAATtggggcacaaaaaaaaaataagccaATATCAATATcataataaaagtaaaaataaaaataaaatacccTGCTTGCGCCCTTCTGTGAAGATTCTTTCTGCACATCCTTGGCCCCCTTAAAACGGTTCCCTTTTTCTCTCGAacagaattgcaaaaaaaaaaaaaaaaaaaaaatgactgcACAGATTGCACGCACAAAATATGCTACACTGCGGCCGTACCgagagaatttttttttcttttcttcccctttatCAGCATCGCAACGTGTAGATATGAGGAGCAAACCATTAGGTCATGGCTCTAGAGcgttcttttccttcccaacTATCGTAGTTGGTTGCCAAAAAAAGTTTAGCTTTACCAAGTGCTATGCATACCATCCCGTAGGGGCACTTCCCCAGCAACGTTTTAGctaaagaaattttttttaccggcGTACTTGCGTGTACAAAATAGGACCCCCCCCTTCAGGTAAGCCACCCGCAACGGGAATTCTCGCACCTCTTGAGGCATACATATATCCCTGCGTGGATGATTCACGCTCGTGTGGCAGTCTCCCCCTTGCTATGTGCACATGGGATCTTACAGCTCCTCCAGCTGCGTCAACGAGTGCGCGCATTTGATGGGCATCACCTGCATGCGGCGTCGcctttttaccccttttacCGCTTTCCCGTTTACCGCTTTGCTCGGAAGGCACGGGGAAGGGGTGCACCTGGCAGAACTACCTCCACCCCCGCTACCCCTTCGGGAGAGGGGAGCAGTTGGGGCATCTCCCTCGCACGTCCCATTTGTCATTCACGCAATCGCTTCAGACTGCCTAACGAGGATGcctcctttccccccctagGATCTCCGTCCACCGAGCGCGCACAACGAACCCACCCCAAAAGAATGCCCCCAAGTAGCTCCTCCCAACAAACCCGctcgtaaaaataaaaaaaaaaataaacactaCCCAAACGCAAAGCCgcatcaaaaatgaagaacacCGTGCTTCGAATAAAAGCCGAGTTAGAAAACGTTAAGAAGCTATACTGTGACGATGACTTCCTGTGGATCTTCAACAGTACGGATCGGAGGGAGCTTATATGCCCGCTGAGCGCTGCTTATCACTGCCCAGTATTGCCCACACCTCACCCTCTCTTCTGCCCCTCCACATTCCCCAGTCAAGGACAGCACGTCTTCCCTCACGAGGGAAAACATCCAATTTAGGAACACCGACGTTCTGGACATTCCCAACAGCAGGGGGTAGGGActcacaaatggggggcTGGTTTCCCCGCCTCTGCGGACCCGCATGTGGGCACACATGTGAACCTCCAAACAAGGGAGCTACTAACTCATGTCTAGACAAGCAGTATTTGCATTTGTGCGGTTTCACCCCTCCCCACATCCTTCCCCCCTGCTTCCCCTATTATGTaatcccccccttttgaccCCGCAGAACGGCCAATTTCCTTCTCAAATGGACTGAGTACCCGAAGTACTCAACCATAAACTTTGTTAAGGTATAGACATGGAGCAGTTGGAGAGATGCAGATGGGGCTCCATCTTCACATCGTCATTACATGCGTGTTCTTTTCTGAATATGCATACCCATTTTGCATACATTGATTGGCGGCGTTATTTtatcctcccctttttctaaCCCCGCCTTCCTCCCTGCAGACCAAAAACGGCTGCTCCTACGACAGCGGAGCGGACAACGACTGGAGAGACTTTGCCACCTTCGAGTGCCGAGGGTACGCCATGGGAGCGTGCCGAGTGAACGGCTTCGCGTTTCAGCATACCATTCCGCCTGCCACCCTGCCGCTCTGCCACCCTGCCGCTCTGCCACTCCACCGTCATGCCGTcatgccgccccccccccccccgcaggatcGAACTGGTGGAGTTCCTGCCGCACGGCAACTTCATCGTGGAAGACATCAAGGGGAAAATTTACTACGACGTGAACTTGTCCGACCGAAACTGGTGTGACTACAACCAGGTGAGCGTCTTCCAGTGATCGGCGGCTCCCGTGCCGCTCTGTTTTTCCTCCTGGAAAGGGGACCCCCCACACGGATGCATAGACCAAAATGGGCATATAatggtgtattttttttttttttttttttttttttttttttttttccctccatgCAGGACCACGAAATGTGCGTGGGCATTTACAACGTGGAGCATGAGatatattaaaaggaaaaaaaaaaggaaaaatgatgAATGCGACAATTCAGTTGCACTGAAATGAAATTGTAacttaaattataaattaaaatgtttgctTATCATCAAGGGCAAAGCTGCCCGCACGGAAATGTGCGCCGTGCAGGGagttttcaaaaatgaaaaaaaaaaggaaaataaacaggaaaggaaaataaaagaaaagaaaataaaaagaaaagggaaaggaaaagcaaaatggctaaCATGGCGAAAGCAAAGGCAAACGTGATAATGAACGAAACACCAGCAACACGTAATGAAGAGGACAGAAAGACGAGGTGAATGGCGAAGGGACACACAGTTAGGACGAATACATTCTCGTACGcgcaacgaaaaaaaaaaaaaaaaaagaacgaaaagGAATGTGCATGCGGTGAAAGGACGAAGAGGATAACACAGTGAAAAGAAAGGGAATGAAGGGGTGATTTTATGAGAGTGATCTGATCTGATGTGAGTGATTTTATGAGAGTGATTTGATGAGAAGGATAGGGTGGGATAATGTGCGATTGGAAAGTTGTTAGGTAAAATGTTATTACCAAGTTGTTAGGTAAAATGCTATTACAAAGATGTGAGATAATATGGGAGCATATGCGAAAGGCAATTCGGATGAAGGAGGCGCGCGGCTGCCCTGCCGGCGGAACCGCGCGCGCCAAGGGGTGAAGCAAATTTACGCGCACTTATGCAAACTATGCATAGTTGGgccattttatatataccttCCTCCTTAcgcttatttttatttaaaaaaaaaaaaaagaaaagaagggaaaagaaaaggaaagaaaaacacgTAAGGTACGCATGGAAAACTTCACTTCAGACGAATTCGTTTTCCGCTTAATCAAACAACTCTGCGTAGAATGTCTACGGAGGCACAAACACAATTTATCTCAGCGGGCATGCCCTGTAATATTTCCTCCGCCCACAAAAATCTGCTCGTGGCGGAGCCTCAAAGTGGCCGTTCCGGTCCTCctacaaatgggggagaaaTTTCTCCCTTCCCACTGTAGatgcttccattttggggCACACTCTCCCTCCGGGGAGATGGCAACActgttctttttaaaatactgCCCAGGAAAACTGCACAAAAATATACCCAATCTAGAAGGAGCcccgaaaaaaggaaactgcTCTACTTCCTATGGTTGCCTCGAaaagtcattttttaaaagatcaCCGGTGGCTATCGCATCATTTGCTTGCTATTTGGAGACTTTCTTCTTTGTCCTCCCACTTCTGTGTAAACACGCGGGGGTCTCTTAAATGCACAAGCAGGGTTCTCCCTATTTTGCATTCTTGCCGTAGTAGCGCTTCTCTTGGAAGGCCTAACTCGGCTCTCTTCTGATGGCTTTACCCCAGCGTTTTCACTCCACTAAGGAAGGGGTCGTCCATTCCTCCGATTGGGCCCCCACCACCCATGTTTTTCCTCACCGATGGGATCTCTTCACCAGGATGGCCACGGTCCAAAAATGCGCCTCCATGATTtggcttaaaaaaaaaaggcttcaCATTACGATGCTTCCACCACCGCTTTAAAACCGCTTTACAACCGCTTCGCAACCGCTTCCACCACTAAAGTGTATTATCTCCGTTCGTTCTCGCGCCCAGTCGCTCCCCTCATTTCTTGCCCAATAAGCTGCCCACATACTGGGCGTACTTCCCATTCTGGGAGGACAAGATCTCATTAAGGTCGCTCAAAATTGAGCCCTGAAACTGAGCATTCAGCGAGTTGGAGGCGAAATTCAGGGTGGCCTTGTTCAGCTTGTAAAGGGTCTTGAAGATCTCCTCTCGGGGTTGTTCTCTCCTCTGGCCAGATAGGAAGGACGTCACCGAGGTAAGGCTCGCTGGGAAGTTGCTCACGTAAAACTTGTGCACATTTCCATGGCCGAAGCAGGACTGATTCCAATACTCATAATATACGAATGCGCATGCGCAGAGGACGGCAgagaggagaaaataaaaaagggatcTAAATCGTTTATAAATTGACATAGAggaatacacaaaaaatagCATTGAGAGGGTGTAAAAGATGGCAAGGGATATGTCGCTATCTTTTCGGCTCATGTCTCTCCTTCCATTGTGCATACTCTCCATATTTTCTGCAAACTGGTCTCCCATCATTTGGCTGTCCTCCATGGCACTGCTACCCACGTTGAAGAACAACCCCTCTGCGTTTCCTCCTTGGCGAGCGTAGAAATGGTCTACATCAATTGGGGTGAAAAGATCAGTCCTTCCTTCCTCCCAAAGGGACTCACTCTTGAGGGGAAAGAACATgtctttttctccctccccatTGTTAGCCGCTCCATTGGTGCACCTCCTTTCGGTGAAGGGGTTAACCATCAGTaggttttccccccctttgaagtTCCCAACACTGTTCACATTGAAACGTTTCAAATCTTCTGCTGAAAAGGGGCTCATAATTCGACCCTCGAGGGaacccattttatttctagTCACGAAGACGTGGTGTAACTTCCATGGGAGGTCCGCTCCCATTTGAGTAGCACCCCCGTTTAGCTTCTTCCCCAATACGCTATCACCGCTGTGCTTTCCTCCTGCCATGTGGGGCATCATCAccgctgcttctccctcctctgTCAGGAGAATATCCTCATCGTCCACGTTATGCACCTCTCTCAAAACTCGGCTCCTAATTTTGGTATCACTCGGTGTAACGAGGGTCCTGCTCTTCTCGACCTCCTCTTCTACCTCCGCCAAACCTTCTTCCTTTCTACTGGAGGATAGAGACTTGTcggattttttcttcttaccCTCCTCCTTTgagcttttcccctttgacgATTTACCCTTAgacttcttcgtcttcttgGGTCGTTCTCCCTCGGCCAGTTTTTCGGTGCTTTCGCTTTGacccgcttctccttctgctgtGGTGGTGGTGCTGCTGCTGGTCTGTTCCTTCTGCGCATTGGCTCCCTCCTCCACATTTAACGCACTCGAATCGGTTGCCTCCGCCTCTTCTCCCGCTTCTAAACTCTGCGAACtgccttcctcctccgcttgACTGGGTGCAGCCGCTCCCCTGAGTTTGGAAGACGCTCCTCCGTCTAGGCTACCTTGGCTTTCACTTGGGTCGGCACTTTCCTTCGCTTCGACCACTTCTGCcgcttccgccgcttccaccgcttccaccgcttcccccccttttgctttcttctttttgctctttttgcCGTCTTTCGACTTGGAGCTCTTCTTACCGCTG includes:
- a CDS encoding hypothetical protein, conserved (encoded by transcript PVX_083450A), with translation MKNTVLRIKAELENVKKLYCDDDFLWIFNIKDSTSSLTRENIQFRNTDVLDIPNSRGTANFLLKWTEYPKYSTINFVKTKNGCSYDSGADNDWRDFATFECRGIELVEFLPHGNFIVEDIKGKIYYDVNLSDRNWCDYNQDHEMCVGIYNVEHEIY
- a CDS encoding phosphatidylinositol transfer domain containing protein (encoded by transcript PVX_083445A), giving the protein MKLIEFRLAMPLTMEEYKICQQYLLAKVSHEDTENTIHGVGHNKKTDGRSLVLFKKGTYDDENGEPGDYTFKRMNLVNKIPKWLLNFVDPKYCLIDEKSWNSYPYLKTVYEATGFPKAQVQVESTHHIGYNTEDNAFNISDEQLAQRKVVLIDIVNDKVAYKDYLPEEDPTIFYSERAQRGKLDENWIENSKVIMTCYKLFNIDIPYFGMFCSKLENWIVTVIKDSLLKYHRKALSWIDEWIDLTDEQIRAFEAEIQNKLEGFWKEVGLDVETDSSVAVQFMADRQANTPFAQQPADDFDDGEHLEMDQASIDAVKSDPANRGTACTPLPPTDEHSKFPGSKVGRGIGSASGAPSGESTSASELAEKSGKKSKDKKKKKKKKKKKKGADGEEGSSGKKSSKSKDGKKSKKKKAKGGEAVEAVEAAEAAEVVEAKESADPSESQGSLDGGASSKLRGAAAPSQAEEEGSSQSLEAGEEAEATDSSALNVEEGANAQKEQTSSSTTTTAEGEAGQSESTEKLAEGERPKKTKKSKGKSSKGKSSKEEGKKKKSDKSLSSSRKEEGLAEVEEEVEKSRTLVTPSDTKIRSRVLREVHNVDDEDILLTEEGEAAVMMPHMAGGKHSGDSVLGKKLNGGATQMGADLPWKLHHVFVTRNKMGSLEGRIMSPFSAEDLKRFNVNSVGNFKGGENLLMVNPFTERRCTNGAANNGEGEKDMFFPLKSESLWEEGRTDLFTPIDVDHFYARQGGNAEGLFFNVGSSAMEDSQMMGDQFAENMESMHNGRRDMSRKDSDISLAIFYTLSMLFFVYSSMSIYKRFRSLFYFLLSAVLCACAFVYYEYWNQSCFGHGNVHKFYVSNFPASLTSVTSFLSGQRREQPREEIFKTLYKLNKATLNFASNSLNAQFQGSILSDLNEILSSQNGKYAQYVGSLLGKK